In one window of Corynebacterium incognita DNA:
- a CDS encoding Ppx/GppA phosphatase family protein, translated as MRLGVLDVGSNTVHLVAVDAASGGKPTPMSDWKTPLRLVEQLDDDGAIHSKGRKKLISAGSEAAELGEKLGCVEFLPIATSAVRSASNSEEVLDEVERETGVRLQILSGEEEARLTFLAVRRWYGWSAGRITNLDIGGGSLELSSGTDEEPDVAFSLDLGAGRLTYNWFDTDPPGKKKVNLLRDYIDAELVDATEQMKALGPAGLAVGTSKTFRTLARLTGAAPSSAGPYVKRTLTAPGLRQIINFISRMTASDRAELEGVSSDRSHQIVAGALVAEASMRALGIEKLEICPWALREGVILRRIDKGLE; from the coding sequence GTGCGATTAGGTGTATTAGACGTAGGCAGCAATACCGTCCATCTGGTGGCGGTGGATGCCGCCAGTGGCGGTAAGCCGACCCCGATGAGCGATTGGAAGACGCCGCTGCGGCTGGTTGAGCAGCTTGATGACGACGGCGCGATCCATTCCAAGGGCCGTAAGAAGCTCATCTCGGCGGGGAGCGAGGCCGCGGAGCTGGGCGAGAAGCTCGGGTGCGTGGAATTCCTCCCCATCGCCACGTCGGCGGTGCGTTCGGCGTCCAACTCGGAAGAGGTCCTGGATGAGGTGGAGAGGGAAACGGGCGTGCGCCTGCAGATCCTCTCCGGAGAGGAAGAGGCGCGCCTGACCTTCCTGGCGGTGCGTCGCTGGTACGGCTGGTCCGCGGGTCGCATCACCAACCTGGACATTGGTGGCGGTTCCCTCGAACTCTCCTCGGGCACGGATGAGGAACCGGACGTCGCGTTTTCTCTCGATCTGGGCGCGGGCCGGTTAACCTACAACTGGTTCGACACCGATCCTCCGGGGAAGAAGAAGGTCAACCTGCTGCGCGACTACATCGACGCTGAGCTTGTCGACGCCACGGAGCAGATGAAGGCCCTGGGCCCTGCGGGTCTGGCAGTGGGTACCTCAAAGACCTTCCGCACCCTGGCGCGTCTGACCGGTGCGGCGCCGTCGTCGGCGGGCCCGTACGTCAAGCGCACCTTGACGGCGCCCGGTTTGCGACAGATTATAAACTTTATCTCACGCATGACAGCTTCCGATCGCGCGGAGCTTGAGGGCGTGAGCTCGGATCGCTCGCATCAGATTGTGGCGGGCGCATTGGTCGCGGAGGCGTCCATGCGTGCGTTGGGTATTGAGAAGCTGGAAATCTGCCCGTGGGCTTTGCGCGAAGGTGTTATCCTGCGGCGCATCGACAAAGGACTGGAATAG
- a CDS encoding response regulator transcription factor yields the protein MTTILLVEDEESLADPLAFLLRKEGFDPILAPDGQTALREFERNDIDIVLLDLMLPGMSGTDVCKQIRSTSSVPIIMVTARDSEIDKVVGLELGADDYVTKPYSSRELIARIRAVLRRGSDQSQDATADEPDDQILEGGRVRMDVERHTVSVDGEPVPMPLKEFDLLEYLLRNAGRVLTRGQLIDRIWGADYVGDTKTLDVHVKRLRSKIEAEPSRPQHLVTVRGLGYKFDL from the coding sequence ATGACCACCATCCTGCTCGTCGAAGACGAAGAGTCGTTGGCGGACCCCCTCGCCTTCTTGCTCCGGAAGGAGGGCTTCGATCCGATCCTCGCCCCCGACGGGCAGACGGCGCTGCGGGAATTCGAGCGCAACGACATTGATATTGTCCTCCTTGACCTCATGCTGCCCGGCATGTCCGGCACGGACGTGTGCAAGCAGATCCGCTCCACTTCTTCGGTGCCCATCATCATGGTGACCGCCCGCGACTCGGAGATCGATAAGGTCGTGGGCCTCGAGCTCGGTGCGGACGACTACGTGACTAAGCCATATTCCTCCCGCGAGCTCATCGCCCGTATCCGCGCTGTGCTGCGCCGCGGCAGTGACCAATCACAGGACGCTACCGCGGACGAGCCCGACGATCAGATCCTCGAGGGCGGCCGCGTGCGCATGGACGTCGAGCGCCACACCGTTTCCGTGGATGGCGAGCCGGTGCCGATGCCGCTCAAGGAATTCGACCTTTTGGAGTATCTGTTGCGCAACGCGGGTCGCGTGCTCACCCGCGGGCAGCTCATCGATCGCATCTGGGGCGCCGACTACGTCGGTGACACCAAGACCCTCGACGTCCACGTCAAGCGCCTGCGCTCCAAGATTGAGGCCGAGCCCTCCCGCCCCCAGCACCTAGTCACGGTGCGTGGCTTGGGCTATAAGTTCGACCTCTAG
- a CDS encoding long-chain-fatty-acid--CoA ligase, with product MTSPAESGAHPSHAASTKAWLEHYAEWTPHTLDYGDNTLLDVYDQNLVKNADKPATWFFGRRQTYRELDQQVRAAAAGLRAFGIRPGDKVAIVLPNCPQHIAAFYAVQKLGAVVVEHNPLYTAPELEGLFKDHGARVAISWDKTAPTLEKLRGVTNLETIISVNMIEAMPRMQQLLLRIPVPQITEKRDQLTGKAPNTVSWNSLISPAIGGDGEGFQPAADITPDDTAIIMYTSGTTGKPKGAELSHGNVFANAHMGKHWVPGLGTTDERMLGALPMFHAYGLTLIGVLAVYIGGEIILLPAPKMELIMPVMKKHTPTWVPGVPTLYNKIIEAAQEKGVELKGIRNALSGAATLPVSTVEEWEALTHGNLVEGYGLTETSPVAIGNPMDGGRRPGYIGLPFPDTEVRIVDPKDPDTVMPDGTEGELLIRGPQVFKGYLNNPEATAESFHKNWFRTGDMAVMEEDGFIRLVSRLKEVIITGGFNVYPAEVEEVMRTHPDIVDVAVVGRPREDGSEDVVACITLRDGAALEPEKMKEFARNNLTRYKVPRTFYHFEHLAQDQLGKIRRREVQAELLELLKDGNGHQAQA from the coding sequence ATGACGAGCCCAGCAGAATCTGGCGCACACCCTAGCCACGCGGCGTCGACCAAGGCCTGGCTAGAGCACTACGCCGAATGGACCCCACACACCCTGGACTACGGCGACAACACACTTCTCGACGTCTATGACCAGAACCTGGTCAAGAACGCCGACAAGCCGGCCACGTGGTTCTTTGGCCGCCGCCAGACCTACCGCGAGCTGGACCAGCAGGTCCGCGCTGCCGCGGCGGGCCTACGCGCCTTCGGTATCCGCCCGGGCGACAAGGTAGCCATCGTGCTGCCGAACTGCCCGCAGCACATCGCGGCGTTCTACGCGGTGCAGAAGCTCGGCGCGGTCGTCGTGGAGCACAATCCGCTCTACACCGCACCGGAGCTGGAGGGCCTGTTCAAGGACCACGGCGCGCGGGTGGCGATTTCCTGGGACAAGACCGCGCCGACGTTGGAGAAGCTGCGCGGCGTCACGAACCTGGAGACCATCATCTCCGTCAACATGATTGAGGCGATGCCGCGCATGCAGCAGCTCCTGCTGCGCATCCCGGTCCCGCAGATTACTGAAAAGCGCGACCAGCTCACGGGCAAGGCGCCGAACACGGTGAGCTGGAACTCGCTCATCTCCCCCGCGATCGGCGGCGACGGCGAGGGCTTCCAGCCGGCAGCGGACATCACGCCGGACGACACCGCGATCATCATGTACACCTCGGGCACCACGGGCAAACCCAAGGGCGCGGAGCTCAGCCACGGCAACGTCTTTGCCAACGCCCACATGGGCAAGCACTGGGTCCCGGGCCTGGGCACGACCGACGAGCGCATGCTGGGCGCCCTGCCGATGTTCCACGCCTACGGGCTCACGCTCATCGGCGTGCTCGCGGTCTACATCGGCGGCGAGATCATCTTGCTGCCGGCACCGAAGATGGAGCTCATCATGCCGGTCATGAAGAAGCACACCCCGACCTGGGTGCCGGGCGTGCCCACCTTGTACAACAAGATCATCGAAGCCGCCCAGGAGAAGGGCGTGGAGCTCAAGGGCATCCGCAACGCCCTGTCCGGCGCGGCGACGCTGCCGGTGTCCACGGTGGAGGAATGGGAGGCACTCACCCACGGCAACCTGGTGGAAGGCTACGGCCTGACGGAGACGTCCCCGGTGGCCATTGGGAACCCGATGGACGGCGGGCGCCGCCCGGGCTATATTGGCCTGCCCTTCCCGGATACCGAGGTACGCATCGTGGACCCGAAGGACCCGGACACGGTCATGCCGGACGGCACGGAGGGCGAGCTGCTCATCCGCGGCCCGCAGGTATTCAAGGGCTATCTCAACAACCCGGAGGCCACCGCGGAGTCCTTCCACAAGAACTGGTTCCGCACGGGCGACATGGCGGTTATGGAAGAAGATGGCTTCATTCGCCTGGTCTCCCGCCTCAAGGAGGTCATCATCACCGGCGGCTTCAACGTCTACCCGGCGGAGGTGGAAGAGGTCATGCGAACACACCCGGACATCGTGGACGTGGCCGTGGTGGGCCGCCCGCGCGAGGATGGTTCGGAGGACGTGGTCGCCTGCATTACGCTGCGCGACGGCGCGGCGCTGGAGCCGGAGAAGATGAAGGAATTCGCGCGCAACAATCTGACCCGCTACAAGGTCCCGCGCACCTTCTACCACTTCGAGCACCTCGCCCAGGATCAGCTGGGCAAGATCCGCCGCCGCGAGGTGCAGGCGGAGCTGCTCGAGCTACTCAAGGACGGCAACGGGCACCAGGCGCAGGCTTAA
- a CDS encoding long-chain-fatty-acid--CoA ligase codes for MSAFETKAWLQYYPDWADAQLPYGETTLLDVYEENLTRNADKPATYFFGRQMTFGDIDVQVRRAAAGLKAFGVRPGDRVAILLPNCPQHIIAFYAVLKLGAIVVEHNPLYTAHELEGPFRNHGARIAIVWDKAAPTVEKLREDTALETIVSVNMVDAMPRLQRVALRLPVPQLRKMRAQLTGDAPNTVPWDALTSQAIGGLGRNLASPEDITKDTTAVILYTSGTTGAPKGAELSHGNLYANIVQGKAWVKGLGDQPERMLAALPLFHAYGLTFSATLAFLIGGELILLPAPKMDLVMNVQKKHPITWIPGVPTLYEKIIEAAREKNVDLSSVRNSFSGAASLPEATVADWESMAGGLLVEGYGLTECSPILVGNPMTTDRRPGYIGVPFPDTEVRIANPENLDETMPDGEAGELVARAPQISKGYFNDPEATAEVFHNGWFRTGDMAIMEPDGYIKIVSRIKELIITGGFNVYPGEVESAMLAHPDIEEIAVVGRPRKDGSEDVVACVTLRDGAALDPEALKDYAREKLTRYKVPRTFYHFESLAKDQLGKIRRREVQADLLERMGEN; via the coding sequence ATGTCCGCTTTCGAAACCAAGGCCTGGCTGCAGTATTACCCGGACTGGGCAGACGCGCAGTTGCCGTACGGTGAGACCACGCTGTTGGACGTCTACGAGGAGAACCTCACCCGCAACGCGGACAAGCCAGCCACCTATTTCTTCGGCCGCCAAATGACCTTCGGCGACATCGACGTCCAGGTGCGCCGCGCCGCCGCCGGCCTGAAGGCTTTCGGCGTGCGCCCCGGCGACCGCGTGGCCATCTTGCTCCCCAACTGCCCACAACACATCATCGCGTTCTATGCGGTGCTCAAGCTCGGCGCCATCGTCGTGGAGCACAACCCGCTATACACCGCGCACGAGCTCGAAGGGCCCTTCCGCAACCATGGGGCCCGCATTGCGATTGTGTGGGACAAGGCGGCACCGACCGTCGAGAAGCTTCGTGAGGACACTGCACTGGAGACCATCGTCTCCGTCAACATGGTGGACGCGATGCCCCGCCTGCAGCGCGTTGCCCTGCGCCTGCCGGTGCCACAGCTGCGCAAGATGCGCGCGCAATTAACTGGCGACGCCCCGAACACCGTGCCGTGGGACGCCCTCACCTCGCAGGCCATCGGCGGCCTGGGCCGCAACCTGGCCTCCCCGGAGGACATCACCAAGGACACCACCGCGGTCATCCTGTATACCTCCGGCACCACCGGCGCACCGAAGGGCGCGGAGCTCAGTCACGGCAACCTGTACGCCAACATCGTGCAGGGTAAGGCCTGGGTCAAGGGGCTGGGCGATCAGCCCGAGCGGATGCTGGCGGCCCTGCCGCTGTTCCACGCCTACGGGCTCACATTCTCTGCCACCCTGGCTTTCCTCATCGGCGGCGAGCTCATTTTGCTGCCCGCACCGAAGATGGACCTGGTCATGAACGTGCAGAAGAAGCACCCGATTACCTGGATCCCGGGTGTTCCCACCTTGTACGAGAAGATCATTGAGGCCGCGCGCGAGAAGAACGTGGATCTCTCCAGCGTCCGCAACTCCTTCTCCGGCGCCGCGTCCCTGCCGGAGGCCACCGTGGCGGACTGGGAATCCATGGCCGGCGGGCTCCTGGTGGAGGGCTACGGCCTCACGGAGTGCTCCCCGATCCTGGTGGGCAACCCCATGACCACCGACCGCCGCCCGGGCTATATCGGCGTGCCCTTCCCGGATACCGAAGTGCGGATCGCCAACCCGGAGAACCTGGACGAGACCATGCCGGACGGCGAGGCCGGCGAGCTGGTGGCGCGCGCCCCGCAGATTTCCAAGGGCTACTTCAATGACCCGGAGGCCACGGCGGAGGTCTTCCACAACGGCTGGTTCCGCACCGGCGACATGGCGATCATGGAGCCGGACGGCTACATCAAGATCGTCTCCCGCATCAAGGAGCTCATCATCACCGGCGGCTTTAATGTCTACCCCGGCGAGGTGGAATCCGCGATGCTGGCGCACCCGGACATTGAGGAAATCGCCGTGGTGGGCCGCCCCCGCAAGGACGGTTCCGAGGACGTCGTGGCGTGCGTGACGCTTCGCGACGGCGCGGCTCTGGACCCGGAGGCCTTGAAGGATTACGCCCGCGAGAAGCTCACCCGCTACAAGGTGCCGCGCACCTTCTACCACTTCGAATCCCTGGCCAAGGACCAGTTGGGCAAGATCCGCCGCCGCGAGGTGCAGGCGGACTTGCTGGAGCGCATGGGCGAAAACTAG
- the mshA gene encoding D-inositol-3-phosphate glycosyltransferase: MKIAMISMHTSPIQQPGSGDAGGMNVYILNIATHLARHGIDVDIYTRATSSLRQVVDVEPHLRVINIEAGPYEGLDKEELPTQLAAFAGGIVQYVKCHHVSYDLIHSHYWLSGQVGWLLKDLWEIPLVHTAHTLAAVKNLHRTAEDTQESEARRICEQQLVDNADLLVVNTDAETQDLVEHYDADASRIVVVNPGADVELFCPGTNRNTEMSRRLLGLPQHTKVVAFVGRLQKFKGPDVLIRATAELLCRDPYRNLRVVICGGPSGANTTPETYRDLARELGVDRHVRFLQPRPPEELVAVYQAADIVAVPSYNESFGLVALEAQATGTPVVAARVGGLPVAVAEGETGLLVDGHDDAAWADALAELLDDDAQRIAMGEAAVGHAAKFSWDAAATKLMEIYDRARAIAVPECHDRKPAGV, translated from the coding sequence ATGAAAATCGCGATGATCTCCATGCACACCTCGCCCATCCAGCAACCAGGGTCCGGCGACGCGGGCGGCATGAACGTCTACATCCTCAACATCGCCACCCATCTGGCGCGCCACGGCATCGACGTGGATATCTATACCCGCGCCACCAGCAGCCTGCGGCAGGTGGTGGACGTGGAGCCGCACCTGCGGGTCATCAACATCGAGGCCGGCCCCTACGAGGGCCTGGACAAAGAGGAGCTGCCCACGCAGCTCGCGGCGTTCGCGGGCGGCATCGTCCAGTACGTCAAGTGTCACCATGTGAGCTACGACCTCATCCACTCCCACTACTGGCTGTCCGGCCAGGTGGGGTGGCTGCTCAAGGACCTGTGGGAGATTCCACTCGTGCATACCGCTCACACGTTGGCGGCGGTGAAGAACTTGCACCGCACGGCGGAGGACACCCAAGAATCTGAGGCGCGCCGCATCTGCGAGCAGCAGCTGGTGGACAACGCCGACCTCCTTGTGGTCAACACTGACGCCGAGACCCAAGACCTTGTGGAGCATTACGACGCCGACGCCTCCCGCATCGTGGTGGTCAACCCCGGCGCCGACGTCGAGCTGTTTTGCCCGGGCACCAACCGCAACACGGAGATGTCCCGGCGCCTCTTGGGGCTGCCGCAGCACACCAAGGTCGTGGCATTCGTGGGGCGCCTCCAGAAGTTCAAGGGCCCGGACGTTCTCATCCGCGCCACCGCGGAGCTGCTGTGCCGCGACCCGTACCGCAACCTGCGCGTGGTGATCTGCGGCGGGCCGTCGGGGGCGAACACCACCCCGGAGACGTACCGCGACCTGGCGCGGGAGCTGGGCGTCGACCGGCACGTGCGCTTCCTGCAGCCCCGCCCGCCGGAGGAGCTCGTGGCGGTCTACCAGGCCGCGGACATCGTGGCGGTGCCCAGCTACAACGAGTCCTTCGGGCTGGTGGCGTTGGAGGCCCAGGCCACCGGCACCCCGGTGGTGGCGGCGCGCGTGGGCGGCTTGCCTGTTGCGGTCGCCGAAGGGGAGACGGGATTGCTTGTCGACGGCCACGATGACGCCGCGTGGGCAGACGCCCTGGCGGAATTGCTGGACGACGACGCCCAGCGCATCGCCATGGGCGAGGCCGCGGTGGGGCACGCGGCGAAGTTCTCGTGGGACGCCGCCGCGACCAAGCTCATGGAGATTTACGACCGGGCGCGTGCTATCGCGGTGCCCGAGTGTCACGACCGCAAGCCCGCGGGCGTGTAG
- a CDS encoding phosphoglyceromutase, with translation MTNGKLILLRHGQSQWNESNQFTGWVDCDLTAKGEAEAKRGGELLAENDLLPEVLYTSLLRRAIRTANIALNAADRHWIPVVRDWRLNERHYGALQGLNKAETRDKYGEEQFMAWRRSYDTPPPALEDSSEYSQVGDPRYADLDEVPRTECLLDVVKRLVPYFEEEILPRVKDGQTVLVAAHGNSLRALVKHLDSISDEDIAGLNIPTGIPLVYEIDAAGTVVNPGGTYLDPEAAAAGAAAVAAQGGNK, from the coding sequence ATGACTAACGGAAAGCTCATTCTCCTTCGACATGGCCAGTCCCAGTGGAACGAATCCAACCAGTTCACAGGCTGGGTGGACTGCGATCTGACCGCCAAGGGCGAGGCCGAGGCCAAGCGCGGCGGCGAGTTGCTCGCCGAGAACGACCTGCTGCCTGAGGTGCTCTACACCTCGCTCCTGCGCCGCGCGATTCGCACCGCCAACATCGCACTCAACGCGGCGGACCGCCACTGGATCCCGGTCGTGCGCGACTGGCGCCTCAACGAGCGCCACTACGGCGCGCTGCAGGGCCTGAACAAGGCCGAGACCCGCGATAAGTACGGCGAGGAGCAGTTCATGGCGTGGCGTCGTTCTTACGACACCCCGCCGCCAGCGCTCGAGGACTCCTCCGAGTACTCCCAGGTGGGCGACCCTCGCTACGCTGACTTGGATGAAGTGCCGCGCACCGAGTGCCTTCTCGACGTCGTCAAGCGCCTGGTTCCGTACTTCGAAGAGGAGATCCTGCCGCGCGTCAAGGATGGCCAGACGGTCCTGGTGGCCGCGCACGGCAACTCCCTGCGCGCCCTGGTCAAGCACTTGGATAGCATTTCCGACGAGGACATCGCGGGCCTGAACATCCCGACCGGCATCCCGCTGGTCTACGAGATTGATGCCGCGGGCACCGTGGTGAACCCAGGTGGCACCTACCTGGATCCGGAAGCGGCGGCGGCAGGCGCCGCAGCCGTGGCGGCGCAGGGCGGGAACAAGTAG
- a CDS encoding sensor histidine kinase gives MSSALAFLAGVAFCGLALLAIRGIRARIQRRRASATIEANQVNTVSQVLHLAIQGSPTGITVIDRAGEVILSNQSAHEMALVHDRAINPDIRRVANAVFEDKETRTLDTSIAKRRTGNRVSHVQAVIKPLTLVDDRFVIVYGTDQSEHVRMESARRDFVANVSHELKTPVGGIALLAEALLDSPDDQEHVNYFGTKLQKEAHRMADMVNELIALSKLQGAEALPDTEPVPIDDIIGEAVSRNKVAADTHGIELTVSEPTDILVRADKPLLVTAISNLIANAINYSPNATPVSISQKQVGADIVLIRVTDRGIGIAPEDQERVFERFFRVDKARSRQTGGTGLGLAIVKHVVANHGGNIKLWSRPGTGSTFTIELPIYHEKEPTPTAGVADTDTEAPKAPALRTAVGRVAARRKDKAS, from the coding sequence TTGTCCTCCGCACTCGCTTTTCTTGCAGGCGTGGCTTTTTGTGGCCTCGCCTTGTTGGCGATCCGTGGCATCCGCGCCCGCATCCAGCGGCGCCGCGCCTCCGCGACCATTGAGGCGAACCAGGTCAACACCGTGTCCCAAGTGTTGCACCTGGCCATCCAGGGATCGCCCACGGGCATCACCGTCATTGACCGGGCAGGCGAGGTCATCTTGTCCAATCAGTCCGCCCACGAGATGGCGCTCGTGCACGACCGCGCGATCAACCCGGACATTCGCCGGGTGGCCAACGCGGTTTTTGAGGACAAGGAGACGCGCACCCTGGACACGTCCATCGCTAAGCGACGGACCGGCAACCGTGTGAGCCACGTCCAGGCCGTCATCAAACCCCTCACGCTCGTCGACGATCGCTTCGTCATCGTCTACGGCACCGACCAAAGTGAGCACGTGCGGATGGAATCTGCGCGCCGCGACTTCGTGGCCAACGTCTCGCACGAGCTCAAGACCCCGGTGGGCGGCATTGCGCTGTTGGCCGAGGCGCTGCTGGATTCCCCGGACGACCAGGAGCACGTCAACTACTTCGGCACCAAGCTGCAGAAGGAAGCGCACCGCATGGCGGACATGGTTAACGAGCTCATCGCGTTGTCCAAGCTGCAGGGCGCTGAGGCGCTGCCGGACACGGAGCCGGTTCCCATCGACGACATCATCGGCGAGGCCGTCTCCCGTAACAAGGTGGCCGCCGATACCCACGGCATCGAGCTCACCGTCTCCGAACCTACTGACATTCTCGTGCGGGCGGACAAGCCCTTGTTGGTGACCGCGATTTCCAACCTCATCGCCAACGCCATCAACTATTCGCCGAATGCCACCCCCGTGTCCATCTCGCAGAAGCAGGTCGGCGCGGACATCGTGCTCATCCGTGTGACCGACCGCGGCATCGGTATCGCCCCGGAGGATCAGGAGCGCGTGTTCGAGCGTTTCTTCCGCGTGGACAAGGCGCGTTCCCGCCAGACGGGCGGAACGGGGCTGGGCTTGGCCATAGTCAAGCACGTGGTGGCCAACCATGGCGGTAATATCAAATTATGGTCGCGCCCAGGCACGGGGTCGACGTTCACGATTGAACTGCCGATCTATCATGAAAAGGAGCCCACTCCGACTGCGGGCGTGGCCGACACTGATACTGAGGCGCCGAAGGCGCCTGCCCTGCGCACTGCCGTGGGGCGGGTTGCAGCACGTCGAAAGGACAAAGCATCATGA